The Mastomys coucha isolate ucsf_1 unplaced genomic scaffold, UCSF_Mcou_1 pScaffold3, whole genome shotgun sequence DNA window gtctttcagtacacAGTGTTCCAGTGTGGGCAAGGTTTACGACAACTTAGTGCTGACCTACCTGTATTTATACCACCCCTTCTATTACGTAATGGATACGtcagaaataaagagaaacatgTCGATCTTAGGAAATACACTCACATAAAAGATTATAATCTTTATTTGAAGTTACACATGTAAGTttatactcaaaatatattttaaaatagatctgCTGGGGAGGAGGTTATGAAAAGCCTATGAAAATCCACTACTTTGtaaggtaattttaattttttaaagacttttaaataGAACTCTCTTGCATGGATGGATCATGCTACCCCAGAAGCCACATGCTGTTAAATGAAAATTCCAGTGCCAGTTGTGGGGTCCCCCCTATGAGCTGGAAGCCCATATGGGGCCCAGGAAGGCCAAAGGGCCCCTGAAATAATACAATTGCCATTACTCTTGACTGCCCACCAACTaaaacttgatggtaagaccctgttgctAGTGGCACCATATATTGGTTTCAGGACAAAAAAAGATAAACCTGGAATTCTCCTGACTGACAAGCCTGCATAGTGCCAGAGGCTGCTTGTGAAGAACCAACCATGTTCTTACCAAGCGAGGATCTCTGAATGCTACAGTACCAACCTGTAGAGTAACtctaatccagcaacatggccactctggcaagggatcacattcaaTGACCTAAATCTGTGACTTGGCTAGaatgacacacctttaacccctccagttagaatacagacacacccttaagtacacacctttaatcccaaccaaTGAagttaaagttagtttgtagaaggaagtagccatgtttgaaagtgacgaCTAATTGAAAGGCAGGCAAAGTGAGCAATCAGAGAAAGTTTTGACTGAatgaaagagaggctacttaagagcagtacAGAGTGagtcaggaagggagggaagttCCACGAGTGGACTTCAGTGGAGTTCAGGCAATGTGCAGTAGAGTTCAGTTGAGGTCAGCTCAgtgcagttcagttcatggaattcaaaggcagtttttccaagcagagaaattcagtgagaagctgagagaagccagtttgaatcagacAGCTTGGAgagagaggagtttgggccagaacagctgagttgaaccaaccagccagggttcagaaagagctagaaagggtgagcttattcagtagtaaccctctgagacaacaattacatctggccAATAAAACTTACTTTTACATTAACCTACCAGGCAGGATGTGTCCAtgggtgcagtagtggcatgaCCATTATAGGATAACCAGTCACTTTCTGCTTGGATGAGACCCACTCCACAGGAAGGAAGTCATGCCTAGATTATAAACCTGGTCAAATGTCCATGGCTAGGAAGATCACAGGCCCTGGCTGGGAACACCTACAACtattgggccctatttggccctggtttgggccttgaggacaaacctgagcctggcttgagttttcaaaactgtctcagtcacttccatactggagtgactcagcaggacctgcttaagcctgcctttgcctagctactactgacatagagtaactttgttggctctatcagtcaccccatacccttcatcaactttcccctcctcctttgtcATCtgacctcagcagaaaactctgcctcctctctcagccctttataaagaaaagatcgaTACACtaaaacaagttcctgcttttCCAGGTGTGGCTATTCTCCAGACGGCAGGAGATCTCTCCGGATGGCAGGAGATCCAGAGCTGCGACACTCACCATCACGCTCAGCACTGATAGGCTCggctggactgggttctctctctccctccttctctctctctctctctcttctctctctctctctctctctctctctctctctctctctctctctctctctctctctctctctctctcttctctcgtCTGGTTCTGCCTGCAGAAAGCCCGGCAACTATTGTCTTGCTAAATGTTTTCCTCTAAGCTTTTGTGTTTATACCTACATGCTAGTACTGTTCTCAACCTTAGTACTAGAATAttctttttgcagtgggcagtggttaatacagagactcataactggtcaaagtgctggGAATAGgggctagaaaaatggctcacCTGTTTCTCTTGCTaaggacccaggtttgtttcccagcatctacatggcagttcacaactatcttAACTCCAGGTCCAACAGGtcaagtgccctcttctgacctctaagcaAACATGAGgtacacatgtatgcaaaacACATGAGACCCTAGCCATAACAGAGGAGCAGTGACAGTTAAtagctgctgggggtgggggccaCTTTTCCTTCAAGGGTGTAGCCACTGGAAAGTTGTCTATgatctgttgcagcattttctctatccaatcacattaggacaggGACAGGCCTATGATTGgataggaatagagaggtggagctaaagttggaggaggagaaaggtcagaaagcaggaggaaagggagtttcatcatcatggagtcagaggatgatgaggagTCAGACCCCGAGAGGCTATGCAACCAAGgaaaggattttacaaaatagattaattgggttaaaatattgtctttattatttggttctgaaattattgtattggcatcttgtaaattgtgatcttattattatataaacctgattggatattaatgcttaagagtcatgcattacttATTGGGTTCTAGGCATTAGATGAATGGTTGTAGGGGTGTGTTACATGTAGGTGTAGAGTtacatgtgagtgagatgttgcaaatagctgggagaaaataataagAGCCCACCGGGACATGGTAATGCTGGACAGTACCGGCTTAAGAATGTGGCACagcaggaaagggagtttgcagggtagattcaatttttttttttttNNNNNNNNNNTTTTTTTTTGTCAATTCCCACAACAATGATCCAGTCAGTAACTCCACATTCATCACATGCCACAATTGTTGACTGGGTACAGGGCTCTAACTTTAATTGCCAACACcataaaaaatgcaaataaatacaagTGAATGCATACATCAGCTCAACTGtatattttctcctattttttctttccttctttctctcttctcctttctttttctttcacaagGACTCattagcccagtctggccttcacttgttatatagcccaggttggcctcaagttcataattctcagcctcctgagtactaggattctAGGCATACACTGTGCCTAGCAACATAACAcaattttgttaattaaaaatatagcaCATTAGgtatataaaaacatatgtataGATACAGTATGGAGATGAGCAAAGGGCAATTGCCTCAGTGGGGTTGAGGGTCAAGGACTATTGGGTGCACTAACCTGCTGCTCTTACTAACATGACACAGCAACATGTATATACCCTCTTTAGTCTCCTGAGGTATTCTGTCTGACCTTAGCAGccataataattatttaaaactttttagtaTGTATATATGGCTTATTtaactaaaaaagtaaaaattgggcagcagggatggctcagctgttaaaggcaggctcacaaccaaaaaagaaagcagtaaagattattttatagTTAAAATTCCCTATTTGGCCTTCAGGTTTACCTCAGGCATACCCAGCATAGGTGAGTTGTgtgtagtcctctgacctccacagtgtGGCTGAGACTCACACATTCCTggggaatgctggcttttatctagcCACCAGAATTTGGAGGAAGGGAGCTTCCTTGGACCTGACACCTACCAccatgtcctgggattaaagttaatgggaaactacaacagcACAACCAGGCACAATGACAAAGGGCATGACGCTTTAAGAACAGAGGCACAGGTTACTCCTTCAGGAAGAGCAAAGACTTCCTGAAGTGATTGCCAACAGTAGAGGAAATACAGACTAGGTAGTAGAGTTTATagagccacatggtggctcacaactatctgtaatgggatctgatgccctcttctggtgtgtctgaagacagctacagtctaaagatgagctacagtgtactcatatacataaaataaattttttttacaaaagaatatCAATGATCAGCATAtttgagatactaaaagaatgtcTCTCAAGGGACATTGCCACCTATTCTAAATCCATAATGGGTTTGCAGTTGTATGagggaatagttatatcatgttagtcATAATTATGACCTGATTAAATGTATCTGTTTGTAATTATACATGGCATAGTTCTATCATGTTGGGTATAATTATATccagttattgttttcatttgtaagttAAGTATGACACATGGAGATatgattgtgtcaagttgataagatGCGAGATTGGGATAGCTATTCTTTGTTATCAGCTTGACTTTAtctataattaaaacacaaaatgactAGGCACACCTGtgcaggatttttttcttaatttaaaaaggcTGAAGTGGGAATACCTACTTCTACTCTAACTCTTTGAGTAGGAAGATCCATCTTCGATCCAGATCTCTGAGATGGGAAGAGCCACCTTTATTCTAGACTCTGCCTTCTGTTGGCACCCAATAtagaggacatggaagaagggggcttgctctttgcctgctggTTCTTGCTCTTGTTAGCAAGTTCATTCCCCAAGTCCACTCCCCTTCACTGGCATTACAACAtatattcattcactcactcactcattcattctctACATTCTGTCACTCTAGAGAACCCTCTAATACAAGGCTACACCTCAGATCATTAAGGTTTTTACCTCAGCTataatttttaatcctttttGAAACTTGACTTGTAGGAGCATGAATATGAGACACTCCCTACAATGAATTCCAGGTTCATAAGCCTGTTCTAGCCTCATGCCTGGATTTGGGCAGAACCTGTGATTTACTTCAAGCCAGCCAAAGAGGGTAAATATACCACATGCCACACAGCTCCAGGTTGGAGGAATCTGTTGACTAGGGAAGGGGATTCTCCCTGTATTTTTGACAAGGCTGCCTATTGGAAGGGGAGCTGAGACTAGGACCTGGAGAAATGTCAACACACAGAACTGACCAGGTGACAGATAGCAGGAAACAGGAGCTTCAGTCAGCAATTACACTGTCCACAAGCAGGCATCCCTGGAAGGCATGTCCAAGCTCCAGCAAAGAGCGTAGTTCTCCCTGTCAATGACCCTCAGTATGCACAGTCAAGTCATGCTGAGCTGTCTACTTGATTTGTCTGCAATAAACTTGGCCATTGGTTATTGTGTACGACAAGATGCCTTCCTAAGAGTAGtgtttctagtcttttttttttttttaagatttattttatgtatataagtacgctattgctctcttcagacacaccagaagagggcatcagacctcatcgcagatagttgtgaactaccatgtggttgctgggaattgaactcagaacctctggaagagtacttatgctcttaaccactgagccatctctccatcctccaaGGATAGTGTTTCTAATTGAGCTCAATTGTTCCCTTCCAATACAGAAATACATTCCACACTATGACAACAGCTATATTCTCATTTGGCCATTTACATTTTGGTTTGGGGAATTTCTAATGTGGATTTTCAAGTTCTATATcaaggtttctgttgttgttgttgttgttttggttggtttgttgtagCCGTCCACCAGCCACAagtacgaatgggttttctggaatgggatcAAGGTCTTAGAAAACCATTTTGGGGTACCAGAACCACGGGAAGGGTTcgtaaaaattagccaaacacagatgtttcagtcagccatctttcattcaattctcttTTTTAACAAGCAACaccaggtagaataggtaaggcaaaacccctcccccaagtttgtcagcaacttggcccaatcagcaacttctccttcagtctctggaggcgggacttccggcgtaacggaacttggagagaggtgtggcaatcAGCAGGACGtggacagagaggtgtggttatctgtggcaaggcggggtctgaagaatcacCTGTAGGAGGGTCATAGTTTGTTGGTTTTACACAGATAGGTCTGTGTaacagacctggctgtcctggaactcaatttgtagaccacgctggcctcaaactcaaagttctgcctctgcctctgcctcccaagggctgggataaaaggtgtgtgctaccagcCACCCAGCTCGATGCCAAGTTCTTATCATCAGCAGGGCAAAGCTCATTCCCAATCTTGTGAGAGCAGCACTGTATAGGAGGAGCCACAATCTCCATGGTCAGCTTGTTCAGCCAGCGCCCCCAGTGTTGTTAGTAACCTGAACCAGGGTGGCCACGGACATACGGGAAATCAATGGGTGGTACTCAAGAAATGTGttgtgtggctggagagatggctcagtagttaagaacgctggctgctctttcagaggacctgggttcaatccccagcaaccacatggtagctgacaatatctgtaactccagttccaggaacttgaccCCTTTTCCTGACCTCTCCCGGAATCAGGTACCCAtgtgatatacatacacagatgccACAAAACAGTCAATAGTCATACACagaaaattttaatcatttttatttttttaggaaagtaagcacttaaaaaaaaaacaaaaagaaaaacaaattcttaaaatttggTAAGAAATATTGCAGTCATGTAGCAATTCATTGTCACTCAGCATACCAAAGGCTGGTCCAGCCTAGCTTTGTCACACTTGTGAAGCCAAACTCTTCATCCCTGACTCCCCGGCCATCCCGCTGGCTTCCACCTTAATTTGGTTTCCAGGTACCTCACACTCATGGAGTGGTCCTGGAGGGGACATGGGTTCTCCATCACCACAAACAGAAGAGAGCTTATCTGTAAAGTAAACATTTACCCTGGCTTACAGAATGTATGTAATACCGCAACCCAGTGAGAGTCAAATCCTACAACCGCAAGGCCCAGCCCTAGCCGCTGTTACTGAGGTGGACTGTGGTCAGCATGATCCATCCATACCACTGCGACTTACACAGTAACTTTAAAACAGCTTCTATAATGAAGACCTAAAAGCTGGGAACTTAGCTCACAAATAGAGCATTTAACTAGCAAGTGCGAGGCCCCGTGTTAAGCCAACAGCACTAGACAAAAGCAAAAgctaagaaaataatataaaatcaatgTGTCCCCAGATGTTCTCTGAACGACAGACAacagcatataaaaataaactctttttaaagTGTCAGCAAAAGTACTAAAATGTCAGAAGTGTGATGAGCCACTGTAACAGTGAACACGAGAGCCAGTGGCAAGGtgctgttggttttttttaaatgtgtgggaaacaagaataaaatttaCTAAAATACTAAATGATGACCCTTGAGTATAGGGAACGGGTGTGTTGTAGATCAATGAACACAGCAGTGCCACTAAATACCACGACCACCGAACTTCAGGATTGCATAAGCTCCAGCACGTTCACAGGGCTACCCCTCAGTTTCGGTTTATACATTTGAAATGAATGGACTATTTTTAGCAAAAATATTACACAACTTTAAAACTTACACGTTTCACCATGCATGGTAACACATGCCTCTATTacaaaactcaggaggcagaaacagaactgtgagttagaggccaacctggcctacttagtaaactccaggccagcctggactataaagTAAGACTTGAGAAACAAAACACCATCCCTGAAAGTTAAAAATAACCTCATTTGCATTTCTAGAATCACAGGAGGTCAAAAATAAACCCGGTTTTTGTCAGAGCTGAACATGACGTCAGGGAAGAAGCTAGATCCCTAGGAAGCTTAGCCGATGTGTGTTCTCACAGGAATAAATAGGCAGCACTAATGCTCGGTTCAATCCTAcacagggggagaagggagaaaccGATCTTCCCATCTCCAGAGACGCTCTCTAACACGATTCGCCCGCGTCGGGTGTGGATGCCCAATCACTGCTCAGCACATCAGCTCGCTTTCTACAGTGTTGACCCCTGCACACTACCcagctcttcacacacacaccaatgcccTCCGTAAGATGGAGACCACAAACCAGTCTCCTAATGAGATCCTAGTGCATAAGAACGAGCGGTAGTTTACAGAAGACTCAAAATTCTAAACACTCCAAATGATTCCACTGCTTCCTGTAAACAGACACGAATTTCAAGTGCCAAAGCATGCTCGAAGTCAGCCAGAGCTCTGTTCTGAATGGTGTCCTCGGGAGCAGCGTCACACAGTATATCATTCAGTAGTTCCATCGCCTGAGTGTTATTCCCCTTTGTTCTGAAGATCCACAAGAGAATTACGGCTGCTGGCTGAAAAGGGCTCACCAGTCAGTCCGTGTGGAAGGACCCGACTGGGCCCTCTGGGCTCTGCCGCGTCTCTACACGGCTCCCTTGCAGACTCCTGCACTGGATCACTCATTTCAACCACTTCAAAATCCATCTCATTCCACTTTTCTGCATCGTCCTCCTCGTTCTCTTCCTCACAGTCGTGTAGCTCAGAGCTGGAAAGCAGAGCTTTCTGGTCCTCGCTCTTCCTTCCTTTGCGCTGGCGTTGCAGGGGTAAGGTGGCTAATTTATACATCACAGGAAATAAAACAGCCGTGAATATGGCGGAGCCCAGACCCGTGTACAGAACTACTGGCAGATCTGGGTAGTGTCCCTGAAGAATTCCGATCACTGCAGGAATGGCCATTTCTCCCAGGGCAGCACCAATAACAAAGAATGCTGCAGATTTCCCAGTTAAGGTGGTGTACTGCTCAATCCAGGAGATGCCGCTGGGAAAGGTGGCTGCCATTGAGGCTCCATACACAGAAGTCGCGATCCAGAGACAAAGAGGGCTCTTGTCAAAAAGCACCAGAAAGAAAGATGAGGCCAGGCTGCCAATGTTACACAACACAATCATGGTTCCAGGCTGTAAGAATGTTGCGAAGAAGATGGCCAGTCCCCTGCAGGCTGCAAAGGTCCCCCAGAAGATGGAGTTCAAGCCAGCTGCCTCATTCTCTTCCATGCCAACATGGGTGGTGGCGAAGGAGAATACAAAAGAGCCGTAGGTCACCTCGGCTCCcacatagaagaagaagaagaggaagaggaggcatagCAGGGCCCTGTGATATTTAGCCCTCCGAGCTTCCTGAGCAGATGCTGTGGATTTTTTCTGCCTCGAATGTTTCTTACAAAACAgaccaaagagaaagacagaaactacTAAAACATAGGTGCCGATGGAGGCATATGTCCACAGCAGATTCATGTCATCAGGTACGGCGAACACAGAGTCTGAGGTGGCTTTGGAGGACCGGTTCAGCATCAGAGGGTCAAAGTCAGACTCGGTGTGGTTCTGAGCAGACGCTGTACCCCAGGCCAACTTAGCCAGCAGGGGAGCCAGAAAGGCACCCAAGGCGAAACTGAAGTGCAAGGCCTGCATATGTGGGGCTCCTTTGTCCCCCCAGAGATCCAAGATGAGGACGTTGCCACCTACCAACAAAGGAAATGATTTGAATTAACAATCATTTAGTGAGAACTCTACATtgctatttaagaaaaaaagggaaggtGACACTACCCAGAACCAATGTGGAAGCAGGAGGGCTGCATTTAAGGAGCTCTGCCCCACTCTCACCAGCAGCAGACTGCATCACAGCATCTCCTCCTAACATACATAATCTATATGCTGGTAAGCCACTGCCCACCAGAGCCAGGCACATCAGCAAATGTGCATTTCACTTCATAAAATGTGCTAACACCACACTGGGGGACATACTGAAATAACACTCCCATCTACTtacaagggaaggaaggagagaggtggaTTTTAGCATCGGATAGTGGCCAATCATCAGAGCCTTGTATTTTTGCACCTAGTAGTAACTGTCATGGAAGTCCTGATGCACCACGCACAGCTGTCAGACTCTGCACTGTCCCGATGGAGACCCTCTGAGGTGACAGCCAGAGCATCCATTCTTTGGCTCTCTTAACTTTCAGATAAACACATGTAGTTTCCCCTCCATTGCTACCTGAATGTGgttctgaaactgaaagtacaTATGCTGACAAGCCCCAAgctgaagccggccacctgtggtgcaagacaatgcACACTAACACTGCAGCTTCTCCTGGAGATCAAAGACAGACTCTCAGCTAACTCCTGTCAGAACTACTGTTAAACAGACTTTGCGTCCTTACGTCTGCTATCATGTTTATGTTACAAGTTTGactgttgtggtttcatttttgccgTCTGCTATAAAAACTCATCTAACCCCAAGTAAAGCACGCTTTGATAAATTTTCTTGGCATCCGACTCTTTGTTTCCCCACCtgtttatttccacaggtccgGTCCAATCTCCAGTCCAAAGCAACCCACGACCCGTGTAGGTCTGCAGGCCGGACACTACATATGGTGCCCTGAATGTGGGGCTCAGACACAAGAGAAACGGATTGAGGGACCACACCGTCAGACACAGAGCTCtgtataaaaaggaagaaaggaaacggACGTGGCCATTTCCACACGGTAATCGGCTAGCACTGGCCAGGAATCGGTGTGAGGAGGCTACGGTATTTGCCGGATACATTTAGTGACCTAGGGATTTATCAGCGGTGAAGGAACTATGGGTGCAAATATTTCAAAGGTAGCTACCCGGAACGTGGATAAGCTACTCAGAACAAAGGGAGTAAGGGTGAAAAGGTATGCATTAATAGAGTTAGCAGAGCTGATTGAAGCTTACTGCCCTTGGTTAGAGGGTTTAAACAGGATAGATAAAAAATCCTGGGAAAAGATAGGAAAGGCGCTTGTAAATAATAAGGTAGATGGATTTCCCCTCCGCCTTTGGGGGATAGTTATggacattatgaatgaaaatgagaaaaataagcgGAAGGAGGATCTTTTAGACAGCCAAATAAGTCTTACGAGTTCAGAATTGACAGGTTCTGACTCACAGACTGAGTCTTCTACGTACTCTGAAGAGGATCAAACTTCCTTTGACTCGAGCAGTACAGTAGATGAAGAGGATCAAAATTCCTCTGACTCGTTCAGTACTGTAGCCGAAAAGACCCAAACGTCCACAAAAGGCAAACTCGCTGCATCTCGTACTAAAAAACAGCGTACTTACACTAAGTCTGTGCCCTCCCAGACACGGGAGAGATCTAGAATTGGAGATCTCAAATAAGTAGAGCAGAACTCGAGATCAAGATAGGAGAATTGATTGATGAACTTAGGGGATTTGaaatgcaggcaggcagaaagaaagacagctatGTGAGGGCGGAACACTTGCCCTCAGAGGGGACGTTCGCAGAGCCCGAGAGTATGGGCAAGACAGTTCAGGGTTGCTGGCTTTTCCGGTCGAGGAACGCAGAGGTCAGAGTGATAACATACAGAGATTCTACCAAGCTTTTGATGTTAAAATCATTAAGGAGTTGAAGGAGGCTGTCGATAGATATGGGCCCAGCGCACCGTTTACCCAAGCGTTGATCAGCAGCATTGTAGATTATAATTTAACACCTCAGGACTGGAAATCATTGTGCAAAGCAGTCCTCTCGTCCAGAGATTATTTGATCTGGAACTCTGAATGGCGTGAACATAGTAAAACAATCGCCATACAGAATGCTCAGACAGATTATCGTGATTGGACTCTTGAAATGCTTGTGGGAGAGGGGCAATTTGAAGGAATGACTTGACAGATGGAATACCCTGCCAGAGCGCTGGCCCAGGTAGCTATTACAGCATGCAGGGCTTGGATAAAGTTGCCCACAAAAGGTGGAGGCAGCGTGAACCTGACGGGCATACGGCAGGGTCCAGAGGAACCCTTTCAGAATTTCGTGGCTAGGCTACAGGAGGCGGCCAGCAGGATGCTTGGAAGTTCTTATGCAGAGGGTCCCCTTATCACGCAGTTAGCTTTTGAGAACACTAATGCAACATGCAGGGCAGTTCTCCTACCGCACAAAGGTCAGATGGATATTTCTGGTTATATTCGCCTCTGTGCAGACATAGGCCCTACCTTCAATCAAAGCTTAGCCATTGTGGCCACGTTACAAGATACAACTGTCCCAAAAGTTTTGGCACAGCGGCGGGATAGCAAGAAATGCTATAATTGCAGCAGCATTAACCATCTTAAAAACGAATGTCCAAAAAGGTCAGGAAATACAGAGAGGCAGCAAGCAGGCGATGGACAAGAGACTGTGTGATCggtgtaagaaaggaaaacattgggcCAGAAAGGGAAGATTTAAGAAAGGTTCTCAAGGCTACACTTGTTCAAAAAACGACTCCAGGGGCCAGCCCTGGGCCCCGTTCTTGAACCAGAAAGCAGTGCATGGGGCCCAGAGACTGCCAAGTCATGAAGATCTATACCTGAGCTCCTCAGAGCAACACCAGGACATACAGGAGTGGAGTTATTCTCCGCTTGGCACAcagtattaaccccagaaatgagaattaagattctgtctactGGAGTTTATGGTCCACTGCCTCCAGAGACTTGGGGTTTTGTGATTGGCAAAGGTAGTGTTACTGTAGATGGTTTACAGATTTACCCAGGTGTTATTGATCTCAATTatcaaggagaaataaagattatGGCTTCTTCACCACGTGGTGTTATTATAGTACCTGCTTATGAAAAAATTGCTGAACTTATCTTGGTTCCTATGTATCCTATGTCTCCTAAGGCTATTGCTAATGAGGCAGGACAGAGTTGTCCTGGTGCTCCTGAGGTTTACTGGATATAGTCTATTACAAATAAGAGGCCCAATCTTAAACTAACTATTGAAGGAAAGTGTTTTGAGGGACTAATTGACACAGGAGCGGATGTGAGTATCATCAGAGCTCAGAACTGGCCCTTGACTTGGCCTCTGACTGAGTCcattactcacctccaagggattgggCATGCCAACAACCTAAAACGAAGCTCTAAGCTGCTAACCTGGAGGGATGAGCAAGGTAACTCAGGACAAATTCAACCATATGTTGTGCCTAACCTCCCCGTCACTCTGTTGGGGAGAGATCTGCTATCACAGATGAGGCTGGTATTATGTAGTCCTAATGAGCTGGCTAATAGGCAGCCTCATGCTAATAATAAAGGCTTGAAACATTTTCTATAATGGCCACTGTCTTACCTGtaccccatgcagataa harbors:
- the Mfsd4b gene encoding sodium-dependent glucose transporter 1, which translates into the protein MIGGVLFGCINHFLLLGLSLSATTVGLYLMPFCRTAALLIVMMSVFGVSMGILDTGGNVLILDLWGDKGAPHMQALHFSFALGAFLAPLLAKLAWGTASAQNHTESDFDPLMLNRSSKATSDSVFAVPDDMNLLWTYASIGTYVLVVSVFLFGLFCKKHSRQKKSTASAQEARRAKYHRALLCLLFLFFFFYVGAEVTYGSFVFSFATTHVGMEENEAAGLNSIFWGTFAACRGLAIFFATFLQPGTMIVLCNIGSLASSFFLVLFDKSPLCLWIATSVYGASMAATFPSGISWIEQYTTLTGKSAAFFVIGAALGEMAIPAVIGILQGHYPDLPVVLYTGLGSAIFTAVLFPVMYKLATLPLQRQRKGRKSEDQKALLSSSELHDCEEENEEDDAEKWNEMDFEVVEMSDPVQESAREPCRDAAEPRGPSRVLPHGLTGEPFSASSRNSLVDLQNKGE